A portion of the Halopelagius inordinatus genome contains these proteins:
- the fdhF gene encoding formate dehydrogenase subunit alpha → MSEDRNYAEAESICPFCGVGCGIAYDERTGKATGWRAPVNRRGEVCPKGVAAFDQVGHEERLTTPLVREGGRLVPATWDEAFDRIESEFGRVRREHGPDAAFFFASSNCTNEENYVLQKGARAFGTNNVDNCARLCHSSTVAAMRARFGAGAMTNSLDDLTEADAFLVVGANPAEQHPVIFRSYFVPALKSGTEMIHVDPRSNATTDGASVHLPVRPGYDIPLLNAIAKVIVAEGLADDSFVDERVEGFEEFVSFLDGVDVEAAAELAGVDPSDLREAAKLYGEADAAAVFTGMGMSQHHCGTDNVHALLNLALLTGNVGRPGTGVNPLRGQNNVQGAGDVGALPNLLPGYRDVTDGEARATVAEEWGFEPPARPGLTEVEATHEFGDDVRAAYVFGENPAVTEPNANAVRERFEAAEFVVVHDIFPTETAELADVVLPGSSWAEKAGTVTNTDRQVMRMRPNADLPGDARPDLDILRELGDRLTDADFDYDGPEAVFDELTRVTPIYEGMTYDGIGTESQRWPFSADDGEGVAVLHADRFATGSKTAELRPVEHVEPADPVTDDELVLTTGRVIQQFNSGAVTRRSDTLVRMRPEDALQIHPDDAARRDIADGDDVVVANARGEVSVAAAVTPAVRPGTVFLTFHYANPLVNELTGDALDPTAKIPEYKHSAVRVTVEGEA, encoded by the coding sequence ATGAGCGAAGACAGAAACTACGCCGAGGCCGAGAGCATCTGTCCCTTCTGCGGGGTCGGATGCGGCATCGCGTACGACGAACGAACCGGGAAGGCGACGGGGTGGCGCGCCCCCGTGAACCGCCGCGGAGAGGTGTGTCCGAAGGGCGTCGCCGCCTTCGACCAGGTCGGACACGAGGAGAGACTCACGACGCCGTTGGTCCGCGAGGGCGGCCGACTCGTCCCCGCGACGTGGGACGAGGCGTTCGACCGAATCGAATCTGAGTTCGGCCGCGTTCGCCGAGAGCACGGTCCGGACGCCGCGTTCTTCTTCGCCTCCTCGAACTGCACGAACGAGGAGAACTACGTCCTCCAGAAGGGGGCGCGCGCGTTCGGAACGAACAACGTCGACAACTGCGCGCGACTCTGTCACTCCTCTACGGTCGCCGCGATGCGCGCGCGGTTCGGCGCGGGCGCGATGACGAACTCCCTCGACGACCTGACGGAGGCGGACGCGTTCCTCGTCGTCGGCGCGAACCCGGCCGAACAGCACCCCGTCATCTTCCGGTCGTACTTCGTCCCGGCGTTGAAGTCGGGGACGGAGATGATACACGTAGACCCGCGGAGCAACGCCACGACGGACGGGGCGTCGGTTCACCTCCCCGTCCGCCCGGGCTACGACATCCCGCTTTTGAACGCGATTGCGAAGGTTATCGTCGCGGAGGGACTCGCGGACGACTCGTTCGTGGACGAACGCGTCGAGGGGTTCGAGGAGTTCGTCTCGTTTCTCGACGGCGTGGACGTCGAGGCGGCCGCAGAACTCGCGGGCGTGGACCCGTCGGACCTCCGCGAGGCGGCGAAACTGTACGGAGAAGCCGACGCCGCGGCCGTCTTCACCGGGATGGGGATGAGCCAACACCACTGCGGGACGGACAACGTCCACGCCCTGTTGAACCTCGCGCTCCTGACCGGTAACGTGGGCCGCCCCGGAACCGGCGTCAACCCGCTTCGCGGGCAGAACAACGTCCAAGGCGCGGGAGACGTGGGTGCGCTTCCGAACCTGCTTCCCGGCTACCGCGACGTGACAGACGGCGAGGCGCGGGCCACCGTCGCGGAGGAGTGGGGGTTCGAACCGCCCGCGCGCCCCGGACTCACCGAAGTCGAAGCGACCCACGAGTTCGGCGACGACGTCCGCGCGGCGTACGTCTTCGGCGAGAACCCCGCGGTCACCGAACCGAACGCGAACGCCGTCCGCGAACGGTTCGAGGCGGCGGAGTTCGTCGTCGTCCACGACATATTCCCCACCGAGACGGCCGAACTCGCGGACGTGGTCCTCCCGGGGAGTTCGTGGGCCGAGAAGGCCGGGACGGTGACGAACACCGACCGGCAGGTGATGCGGATGCGGCCGAACGCGGACCTGCCCGGGGACGCGCGGCCGGACCTGGATATCCTCCGCGAACTCGGCGACCGACTCACCGACGCCGACTTCGACTACGACGGCCCGGAGGCGGTGTTCGACGAACTGACCCGCGTGACACCCATCTACGAGGGGATGACCTACGACGGAATCGGCACCGAGAGCCAGCGGTGGCCGTTCTCGGCCGACGACGGCGAAGGCGTCGCGGTACTCCACGCGGACCGCTTTGCGACCGGGTCGAAGACGGCCGAACTCAGACCGGTCGAACACGTCGAACCCGCAGACCCGGTCACCGACGACGAACTCGTCCTCACGACGGGACGGGTCATACAGCAGTTCAACAGCGGTGCCGTCACCCGGCGGTCGGACACGCTGGTGCGGATGCGCCCCGAGGACGCCCTCCAGATACATCCCGACGACGCCGCGCGGAGAGACATAGCGGACGGCGACGACGTCGTCGTCGCCAACGCGCGCGGCGAGGTGTCCGTCGCCGCGGCGGTGACGCCCGCGGTCAGACCGGGGACGGTGTTTCTGACGTTCCACTACGCCAACCCGTTGGTGAACGAACTGACGGGCGACGCCCTCGACCCGACGGCGAAGATTCCGGAGTACAAACACAGCGCCGTCCGCGTGACGGTAGAGGGCGAGGCGTGA
- the mobA gene encoding molybdenum cofactor guanylyltransferase, which produces MPDRASARDGAFEGVVLGGGYSTRFGDEDKALAELRGRPLLAHVVSALEPACDRVVINCRAEQADSHRAAVEDVDIPVAVAVDPDPDRGPMAGIAAGLRAVGAEYAAVVACDMPFLDPEFVEYLRGRAEGVDAAVPQRDDEWYQTTQAVYRAEAMADACERALERGEGKILAALEELEWATVSESEIRAHAASDTFENVNTREELAEAERKLSGE; this is translated from the coding sequence ATGCCTGACCGCGCGTCCGCCCGCGACGGGGCGTTCGAGGGCGTCGTCCTCGGCGGCGGATACTCGACTCGGTTCGGCGACGAGGACAAGGCTCTCGCCGAACTCCGCGGCCGCCCCCTCCTCGCGCACGTCGTCTCCGCGCTGGAACCGGCGTGCGACCGAGTCGTCATCAACTGCAGGGCAGAGCAAGCCGACTCGCACCGCGCGGCCGTCGAGGACGTGGACATCCCCGTCGCCGTCGCCGTGGACCCGGACCCGGACCGCGGACCGATGGCCGGAATCGCCGCCGGTCTCCGCGCCGTCGGGGCCGAGTACGCCGCCGTCGTCGCCTGCGACATGCCGTTTCTCGACCCGGAGTTCGTCGAGTACCTCCGCGGGCGTGCAGAGGGAGTAGACGCCGCCGTCCCGCAGAGAGACGACGAGTGGTACCAGACCACCCAAGCGGTCTACCGGGCCGAAGCGATGGCCGACGCCTGCGAACGCGCCCTCGAACGCGGCGAGGGGAAGATACTCGCGGCCCTCGAAGAGTTAGAGTGGGCGACGGTGAGCGAGTCCGAGATTCGAGCGCACGCCGCCTCGGACACCTTCGAGAACGTCAACACGCGAGAGGAACTGGCCGAAGCGGAGCGAAAACTGAGCGGGGAGTGA
- a CDS encoding tubulin/FtsZ family protein: MKVALIGIGLAGGRIVEALSSYESNVGVDFVADALAVNTARADLVELERLPENRRILVGQSRVKGHGVGADNELGAEVTREDIGDVLSVVDEFSTHEVDAFVVVAGLGGGTGSGGAPVVANELRRVYSEPVLGVGVLPDRSEGDINTLNAARSFPTFVREVDNLLLFDNDAWRQSGESVSDNYATLNRELARRLGVLFSAGETKTSAGGDDAVGTADVLETLETGGVSTVGYANVEVRRPNRGLVARLFGSPPERDEAKVTNRVTALVRRAMLGRLTAPCDRESAKRGLVVVAGPPEELSHRGIERGRAWVEEETGSAEIRGGAHHTGADFVAAVVLLSGTDDVPRVAELRETAIETRRDIIERESTSSHRYQNLIRASEEGDEESIDPLF, translated from the coding sequence ATGAAGGTCGCACTCATCGGGATCGGACTGGCGGGCGGGAGAATCGTCGAGGCGCTCTCGTCGTACGAGTCGAACGTGGGCGTCGATTTCGTCGCCGACGCACTCGCGGTGAACACCGCTCGCGCCGACTTGGTGGAACTCGAACGCCTGCCGGAGAACCGCCGCATCCTCGTCGGACAGTCGCGCGTGAAGGGACACGGCGTCGGCGCGGACAACGAACTCGGAGCGGAGGTGACGAGAGAGGACATCGGCGACGTCCTCTCGGTCGTAGACGAGTTCTCGACGCACGAGGTAGACGCCTTCGTCGTCGTCGCCGGACTCGGCGGCGGGACCGGAAGCGGCGGCGCGCCCGTCGTCGCGAACGAACTCCGTCGGGTGTACTCGGAACCCGTACTCGGCGTCGGCGTCCTCCCCGACAGAAGCGAGGGCGACATCAACACCCTCAACGCCGCGCGGTCGTTTCCGACGTTCGTCCGCGAAGTCGACAATCTCCTTCTGTTCGACAACGACGCGTGGCGGCAGTCCGGCGAGAGCGTCTCCGACAACTACGCGACGCTGAACCGGGAACTCGCGCGCCGCCTCGGCGTCCTCTTCAGCGCGGGCGAGACCAAAACGAGCGCCGGCGGCGACGACGCCGTCGGTACCGCCGACGTGTTAGAGACGCTCGAAACCGGCGGCGTCTCCACCGTTGGCTACGCGAACGTGGAGGTTCGACGGCCGAACCGCGGCCTGGTGGCCCGACTGTTCGGCTCCCCGCCGGAACGCGACGAGGCGAAGGTGACAAACAGGGTGACCGCCCTCGTCCGACGGGCGATGCTCGGTCGCCTCACCGCGCCCTGCGACAGAGAGAGCGCAAAGCGGGGATTGGTCGTCGTCGCCGGACCGCCAGAGGAACTGTCTCACCGCGGCATCGAACGCGGCCGGGCGTGGGTCGAAGAGGAGACGGGGTCGGCCGAGATTCGCGGCGGCGCACACCACACCGGCGCCGATTTCGTGGCGGCGGTGGTCCTCCTGTCCGGCACCGACGACGTGCCGCGGGTGGCCGAACTCCGGGAGACGGCCATCGAGACGCGCCGCGACATCATAGAGCGAGAGTCCACGAGCAGTCACCGCTATCAGAACCTGATTCGGGCGTCCGAGGAGGGCGACGAGGAGTCTATCGACCCCCTGTTTTGA
- a CDS encoding class I SAM-dependent methyltransferase — protein MNVPCVRVPRTDGEATRRALAEADIIDRDFEIAVEDGRLYIPVTDAEAVPAEFDVVEFDAEARSHQQTPADVLGFEPTYERLGDIVIVDEDDDERARAIADAVVASDLPADTVVNRASKVKGELRVRDWDVLAGENTEAVHREYGCEFLLDIAEVYFSPRLATERHRVAQQVEPGENAFDMFAGVGPFVVPFAKRGAEVVGCDLNEAAVRYLRENARRNGVEDNVTAVHGDVRDVAADYEGWADRIVMNLPHSADDFLDTAVRLAGDDCVIHYYDIQHEDDPYGPGISAIRDAAEPTYDVTVLTEHTVRSYAPHELNVCVDVRLTAR, from the coding sequence ATGAACGTCCCTTGCGTCCGCGTCCCGCGAACAGACGGCGAGGCGACGCGCCGCGCCCTCGCGGAGGCGGACATAATCGACCGGGACTTCGAGATTGCGGTCGAAGACGGTCGTCTCTACATCCCCGTCACCGACGCCGAAGCGGTTCCCGCCGAGTTCGACGTCGTCGAGTTCGACGCCGAGGCGCGCAGTCACCAACAGACCCCCGCGGACGTGCTCGGATTCGAACCGACGTACGAACGACTGGGCGACATCGTCATCGTGGACGAGGACGACGACGAACGCGCCCGCGCCATCGCCGACGCCGTCGTCGCCTCCGACCTGCCCGCGGACACCGTCGTCAACCGCGCCTCGAAGGTCAAAGGCGAACTGCGCGTCCGAGACTGGGACGTCCTCGCGGGCGAGAACACCGAGGCGGTCCACCGCGAGTACGGCTGTGAGTTCCTGTTGGACATCGCCGAGGTGTACTTCTCTCCGCGACTCGCGACGGAACGACACCGCGTGGCACAGCAGGTCGAACCCGGCGAGAACGCCTTCGACATGTTCGCGGGCGTCGGCCCCTTCGTCGTCCCGTTCGCGAAGCGAGGCGCCGAGGTGGTCGGCTGTGACCTCAACGAGGCGGCCGTGAGATATCTTCGAGAGAACGCCCGTCGAAACGGCGTCGAAGATAACGTGACCGCCGTCCACGGCGACGTGCGAGACGTCGCGGCCGACTACGAGGGGTGGGCCGACCGTATCGTGATGAATCTCCCGCACAGCGCCGACGACTTTCTCGACACGGCGGTTCGACTCGCCGGCGACGACTGCGTGATTCACTACTACGACATCCAACACGAAGACGACCCGTACGGCCCCGGTATCTCGGCGATTCGCGACGCCGCGGAACCGACGTACGACGTGACGGTGCTGACGGAACACACCGTCCGGTCGTACGCGCCGCACGAACTCAACGTGTGCGTGGATGTCAGGCTCACCGCGCGCTAA
- a CDS encoding tyrosine-type recombinase/integrase, translating into MEQKNIPPRDGVQRYLNDRKPELSQKSLYNYRVSVNQFADWCEENQIRYLRELDGDLIAQYKDYRLERVATITARNDIRVIKNFIEFCESIHAVFSGLSELVRIPKTTVEDEICDDFLTKEEADAILPFLAKHEYATNRHLIVLILWKAGMRLSGLRALDVEDIDPDGPTLKIRHRPDKGTPLKNNRRGERNIYVTHEVMDVIEDYLTHTRPDVTDEYGRKPLIATRHGRPSHTTIQKAVYAATRPCTYNGGKCPFDRDPNDCEATKYAHITKCPGSVSPHALRRGYVTAARNAGQPKDVTGERVNMTGRVLDKHYDKGNFQEKANRRRDSLRDI; encoded by the coding sequence ATGGAACAGAAAAATATTCCACCGCGAGACGGGGTACAGCGTTACCTGAACGACCGCAAACCCGAACTCTCCCAAAAGAGTCTCTACAACTACCGGGTTTCAGTCAACCAGTTTGCCGATTGGTGTGAGGAGAACCAGATACGGTATCTGCGAGAACTCGACGGGGACCTCATCGCACAGTACAAAGACTACCGACTCGAACGGGTCGCAACCATCACCGCCCGTAACGATATACGGGTCATCAAGAACTTCATCGAGTTCTGCGAGTCCATCCATGCAGTCTTCTCTGGACTTAGTGAACTCGTCCGAATTCCCAAGACGACTGTAGAGGACGAGATATGCGACGACTTTCTCACCAAGGAGGAAGCCGACGCAATCCTCCCGTTTCTCGCCAAGCACGAATACGCGACTAACCGGCACCTTATCGTCTTGATTCTCTGGAAGGCGGGAATGAGACTTAGCGGCCTCCGTGCCCTCGACGTAGAGGACATAGACCCCGACGGTCCAACGCTCAAGATTCGACACCGACCCGATAAGGGGACTCCGCTCAAGAACAACCGGCGGGGAGAGAGGAACATCTACGTTACCCACGAGGTGATGGACGTAATCGAGGACTATCTCACCCACACTCGACCGGACGTGACTGACGAGTACGGCAGGAAGCCTCTGATAGCCACGAGACACGGACGGCCCTCTCACACGACCATTCAGAAGGCGGTTTACGCCGCGACGCGCCCGTGCACGTACAACGGCGGCAAATGCCCCTTCGACAGAGACCCGAACGACTGTGAAGCGACCAAGTACGCGCACATCACCAAGTGTCCGGGTTCGGTCAGTCCTCACGCGCTACGACGGGGCTACGTGACTGCCGCGAGGAACGCGGGACAGCCGAAGGACGTGACCGGAGAACGGGTCAACATGACTGGCCGAGTTCTCGACAAGCACTACGATAAAGGGAACTTCCAAGAGAAGGCTAACAGACGCCGCGACTCTCTACGCGACATTTAA
- a CDS encoding halocyanin domain-containing protein — protein MYGDSLSRRAFVGSTATAALSGLAGCSGGGTDGGDESPDGSDSPDGSDSPDDSGSAEEFGDWFGATTNYDGVVEKTGESNVEVAVGSEANGGAYGFSPAAIRVSPGTTVVWTWTGGGGVHDVVSTDDSFASERVQTEGHTFEHTFEEAGTFKYFCTPHRAMGMKGAVVVE, from the coding sequence ATGTACGGAGACAGCCTCTCGCGCCGGGCGTTCGTCGGGTCGACAGCGACGGCGGCGCTCTCGGGTCTCGCGGGATGTTCCGGCGGTGGAACCGACGGGGGAGACGAGTCGCCGGACGGGTCCGATTCCCCGGACGGGTCCGACTCCCCGGACGACTCCGGGTCGGCCGAGGAGTTCGGCGACTGGTTCGGGGCGACGACGAACTACGACGGCGTCGTAGAGAAGACGGGCGAATCGAACGTCGAGGTGGCCGTCGGGTCGGAGGCCAACGGAGGCGCGTACGGCTTTTCGCCCGCCGCGATTCGCGTCTCTCCGGGAACGACCGTCGTCTGGACGTGGACCGGAGGGGGCGGCGTCCACGACGTGGTTTCGACGGACGACTCCTTCGCGTCCGAACGCGTCCAGACGGAGGGACACACCTTCGAACACACCTTCGAGGAGGCGGGCACGTTCAAATACTTCTGCACCCCGCACCGGGCGATGGGGATGAAAGGCGCAGTCGTCGTGGAGTGA
- a CDS encoding Htur_1727 family rSAM-partnered candidate RiPP — MTRDDETARAPRADTGREWELFVREEAADSLRHVGSVNAPTAAAAREHAESLFGWTAEAMWLCPADEVRRTGGRTLGGDGDEESVEDRGDAAETEVSG; from the coding sequence ATGACTCGGGACGACGAAACCGCACGCGCACCGCGCGCCGACACGGGCCGAGAGTGGGAACTGTTCGTCCGCGAGGAGGCGGCCGACAGCCTCCGGCACGTCGGGAGCGTCAACGCGCCGACTGCCGCCGCCGCGCGCGAACACGCCGAGTCGCTGTTCGGGTGGACCGCGGAGGCGATGTGGCTCTGCCCGGCCGACGAGGTGCGGCGCACCGGCGGACGAACGCTCGGCGGCGACGGCGACGAGGAGTCGGTCGAAGACCGCGGAGACGCGGCGGAGACGGAGGTGTCGGGATGA
- a CDS encoding pyridoxamine 5'-phosphate oxidase family protein, whose product MDDIEFVYTVGMDETDLVRRLTESVSGVLSLADGSTAYGVPVSYHYDEAKNRFLIRLTDDGESSKLRFLDETEEASFLVHDVEDDEGHSWSVVIRGPIRRLPDEAFTATEINELFDPLRVFDEDIADLVVHVVELTPTAVTGRTTATGQ is encoded by the coding sequence ATGGACGACATCGAGTTCGTGTACACGGTCGGGATGGACGAAACGGACCTCGTGCGGCGTCTCACCGAGAGCGTTTCCGGCGTCCTTTCGCTCGCGGACGGGAGCACCGCCTACGGAGTGCCGGTGTCCTATCACTACGACGAGGCGAAGAACCGGTTTCTCATCAGATTGACAGACGACGGCGAGAGTTCGAAGCTTCGGTTCCTCGACGAGACCGAGGAGGCGTCGTTTCTCGTTCACGATGTCGAAGACGACGAGGGCCACTCGTGGAGCGTGGTGATCCGGGGACCGATTCGCCGCCTGCCGGACGAGGCGTTCACCGCGACGGAGATAAACGAACTGTTCGACCCGCTACGCGTCTTCGACGAGGATATCGCTGACCTCGTCGTTCACGTGGTGGAACTGACGCCGACGGCGGTGACCGGTCGAACGACCGCCACGGGTCAGTGA
- a CDS encoding TIGR04347 family pseudo-SAM/SPASM protein has translation MISVSKLLCGLGAAGDGLRYDAASETEERQITADRQRRPVVVWNVTRQCNLYCDHCYAGADLDPAPGEFSTAEATRFIDELAAYGVPVLLFSGGEPLVRDDLETLVAHASDRGIRPVLSTNGTLLTADRARSLRDAGLSYAGVSVDGLAERNDDFRGKEGAFDAAVRGIENCLDAGLKTGLRYTITEMNAPDMEDVVHLLADVGVDRFCFYHLDYGGRGGDIADADLSTDARRRAVRRLCDLTREYHDRGEEIETLLVGNYCDAAFLVEYAREELGETEAEAVRRYLEVNGGDPTGERVADVDYCGNVHPTQFWQGYSLGNVRDRPFGDIWEDESNPLLAALREREDHLTGKCADCRYRDICRGGSRLRALATEGDVFAPDPQCYLTESERSGVESAESAGTETTAD, from the coding sequence ATGATATCCGTGAGTAAACTGCTCTGCGGCCTCGGCGCGGCGGGCGACGGCCTCCGCTACGACGCCGCGAGCGAGACGGAAGAGAGACAGATAACGGCGGACAGACAGCGACGCCCGGTCGTGGTCTGGAACGTCACGCGGCAGTGCAACCTCTACTGCGACCACTGCTACGCGGGGGCGGATTTAGACCCCGCGCCCGGCGAGTTCTCTACCGCCGAGGCGACGCGATTCATCGACGAACTCGCGGCGTACGGCGTTCCGGTGTTGCTGTTTTCGGGCGGCGAACCCCTCGTGCGAGACGACTTGGAGACGCTCGTCGCGCACGCTTCCGACCGCGGTATCCGGCCGGTGCTCTCGACGAACGGGACGCTTCTGACGGCCGACCGCGCCCGGTCGCTCAGAGACGCCGGTTTGTCGTACGCGGGCGTCTCGGTCGACGGCCTCGCGGAGCGAAACGACGACTTCCGCGGGAAGGAGGGCGCGTTCGACGCCGCCGTCCGCGGCATCGAGAACTGCCTCGACGCCGGACTCAAAACCGGGCTGCGCTACACCATCACCGAGATGAACGCCCCCGACATGGAGGACGTGGTCCACCTCCTCGCGGACGTCGGCGTCGACCGCTTCTGTTTCTACCACCTCGACTACGGCGGGCGCGGCGGCGACATCGCGGACGCCGACCTCTCGACCGACGCCCGCAGGCGGGCCGTCCGCAGGCTCTGTGACCTGACGCGGGAGTACCACGACCGAGGCGAGGAGATAGAGACGCTCCTCGTGGGCAACTACTGCGACGCCGCCTTCCTCGTCGAGTACGCCCGCGAGGAACTCGGCGAGACGGAGGCCGAAGCGGTCCGGCGGTATCTCGAAGTCAACGGCGGCGACCCGACGGGCGAACGCGTCGCAGACGTCGATTACTGCGGCAACGTCCACCCCACGCAGTTCTGGCAGGGGTACAGCCTCGGAAACGTCCGCGACAGACCGTTCGGCGACATCTGGGAGGACGAGTCGAACCCGCTCTTGGCGGCCCTCAGAGAGCGCGAGGACCACCTCACCGGCAAGTGCGCCGACTGCCGGTACCGCGACATCTGCCGCGGCGGGTCGCGCCTCCGCGCGTTGGCAACCGAGGGCGACGTGTTCGCGCCCGACCCGCAGTGTTATCTCACCGAGTCCGAACGGTCCGGAGTCGAGTCCGCGGAGTCGGCGGGGACGGAGACGACGGCCGACTGA
- the yqeC gene encoding selenium cofactor biosynthesis protein YqeC encodes MTSNTLSRTLGVDEESVVSVVGAGGKKTTLYRLAGETDGVVTATVRIPIFDDEVARVVVTEDPRRAARAETRRPLGLVPEREREDRYFGYDPDIVDELAGSGIGPLLVKADGARNRLFKAPDDREPQIPRASTHVLALASARVVGEPLAERAVHRPDRVSELTGLSAGEEIRPSHVATVLAHERGGLKAVPDGADAVPTVNMVDTSELADVGREIARGVLDRTSAVDRVLLTKMTASDPVVEVVER; translated from the coding sequence GTGACCTCCAACACCCTCTCGCGAACGCTCGGCGTCGACGAGGAGTCGGTCGTCTCCGTCGTCGGCGCGGGCGGTAAGAAGACGACGCTCTACCGACTCGCCGGGGAGACGGACGGCGTCGTCACAGCCACGGTCAGAATTCCGATATTCGACGACGAGGTGGCCCGAGTCGTCGTGACCGAAGACCCACGGAGGGCGGCGAGAGCGGAGACGCGGCGCCCGTTGGGTCTCGTCCCCGAACGCGAACGCGAGGACCGATACTTCGGATACGACCCCGATATCGTGGACGAACTCGCCGGGTCGGGTATCGGCCCGTTGCTCGTGAAGGCCGACGGCGCGCGGAACCGCCTGTTCAAAGCGCCCGACGACCGCGAACCGCAGATACCCCGCGCGTCGACGCACGTTCTGGCCCTCGCGTCGGCGCGGGTGGTCGGCGAACCACTCGCGGAACGGGCGGTCCACCGCCCCGACCGAGTGAGCGAACTGACGGGTCTGAGCGCGGGCGAGGAGATTCGACCCTCGCACGTCGCGACGGTCCTCGCGCACGAACGGGGCGGTCTGAAGGCCGTCCCCGACGGCGCGGACGCCGTGCCGACGGTGAATATGGTCGATACGTCCGAACTGGCCGACGTGGGGAGAGAGATAGCCCGCGGCGTCCTCGACCGGACGTCGGCCGTTGACCGCGTCCTCCTGACGAAGATGACGGCGTCGGACCCCGTCGTCGAGGTAGTCGAACGGTAA
- a CDS encoding universal stress protein, whose product MYRTILLPTDGNPPARAALDRAIELAQTYDATLRVVSVVNLGDAGILSPETVPVDGVRQSLRGRAEQIVGDAVERAREAGVRAESEVVVGVPHVEILDAAEDADLVVMGTHGRSGLKRALIGSVTERVVRRCDAPVLTVRAEE is encoded by the coding sequence ATGTACCGGACGATTCTGCTGCCGACGGACGGGAACCCCCCGGCGCGGGCGGCCCTCGACCGCGCGATAGAACTCGCCCAAACGTACGACGCGACGCTCCGGGTCGTCTCCGTGGTGAACCTCGGCGACGCGGGGATTCTGTCGCCGGAGACCGTGCCCGTAGACGGCGTGCGGCAGTCGCTCCGCGGGCGGGCCGAACAGATAGTCGGCGACGCCGTCGAACGGGCCCGAGAGGCCGGCGTCCGCGCCGAGTCGGAGGTGGTCGTCGGCGTCCCCCACGTCGAGATTCTCGACGCGGCCGAGGACGCGGACCTGGTCGTGATGGGGACGCACGGCCGGTCGGGGCTGAAACGCGCGCTCATCGGGAGCGTCACGGAACGGGTTGTCCGCCGGTGCGACGCCCCCGTCTTGACCGTCCGCGCCGAGGAGTAG
- a CDS encoding universal stress protein codes for MDGLDSCDRVLVPTDRNDDVIALDHAVEIARRCDAEVCILSVVNPYEMSSVTERTDAESRAEEVVAAAAERARDAGVDAEARVETGTPSKRILAVGDETDADVVAMGTHGRRGTTRYVVGSVAEKVVRHSPVPVLTVRIGAPGELPYRDVVVPTDGSEANDPAEAWGVSVAAAFDADVHALSVVEPSRLPGRSDEEGRDAAEAAVEEVLGRAERAGVAAAGAVTRGTTHEEILSYCKETGGDIVVMGTHGRSGLKHALIGSVAEKVIRLSDVPVLTVPMQKASSDGDGA; via the coding sequence ATGGACGGACTCGACTCCTGCGACCGCGTACTCGTTCCGACGGACCGAAACGACGACGTCATCGCCCTCGACCACGCCGTAGAAATCGCTCGCCGATGCGACGCCGAGGTGTGTATTCTCTCGGTCGTGAACCCCTACGAGATGTCGTCGGTGACAGAGCGAACGGACGCCGAGTCCCGCGCCGAGGAGGTGGTGGCCGCCGCCGCCGAACGGGCCCGAGACGCGGGCGTCGACGCCGAGGCGAGAGTCGAGACGGGGACGCCGAGCAAGCGGATACTGGCGGTCGGAGACGAAACCGACGCCGACGTGGTGGCGATGGGGACGCACGGGCGGCGCGGCACGACGCGGTACGTCGTCGGAAGCGTCGCGGAGAAGGTCGTCCGCCACTCGCCGGTCCCGGTGTTGACGGTCAGAATCGGCGCGCCCGGCGAGTTGCCCTACCGAGACGTCGTCGTGCCGACGGACGGGAGCGAGGCCAACGACCCCGCGGAGGCGTGGGGCGTCTCCGTCGCGGCGGCGTTCGACGCCGACGTGCACGCCCTCTCGGTCGTCGAGCCCTCTCGCCTCCCCGGGAGAAGCGACGAGGAGGGCCGAGACGCCGCGGAGGCGGCGGTCGAAGAGGTCCTCGGTCGGGCCGAACGCGCGGGCGTGGCGGCCGCCGGCGCGGTGACACGCGGCACGACCCACGAGGAGATTCTCTCGTACTGCAAGGAGACGGGCGGCGACATCGTCGTGATGGGGACGCACGGCCGGTCGGGCCTGAAGCACGCACTCATCGGGAGCGTCGCGGAGAAAGTCATCCGCCTCTCGGACGTTCCGGTCCTCACCGTTCCGATGCAGAAGGCGTCGTCGGACGGTGACGGAGCGTGA